The DNA segment AGAAGGCTTTTAACACAGACACAAGACCACAGACATCAAAACATTTTGCAGATATTCAATCAGCCCACGCAAATCTTTTATAGGATCTATAAATACAATAAATCTTTTTGTTATGAAAATCCGAGTAGCTGCTGCTTGCGCGGTGAATTGAAAAAACTGTCCCTTTGGAGTTAGCAAAAGCACTCAAGACAACCATGTGCCACAGAACAGAATCCCTTCATGTagacatttaaaagaaagtAAATGCTCGgtttgtgtgcacgtttgtACAGAACACAGTTTTTTTTAGGTCAAATTGCCAATGTCGGTTCTTTTACGTCTGATTTGTGGTGTGTTTTGGCTAAATTTTCCTGCACAACTGATAACGCCAAGCCAATTTTCAGTAATTGAAAGCATTAGCATTATTAGCACAAACATTAATACTCCGACGTTGTTAACATCCCAGGTCCAGCCGCAGGCTGCTTGCACTCTATGGCACATGGCTCCTTATTGATATATTAAACAGTGGACTCTTTGGGTCCCTCTTCAGCAGCGTTCTTACACCCGTAAAGCCACTTAATGACCCGAGCATTCCTCTCAATGATTGACACACCAGTTGGAAGCTGCtcagccagctcctcctcaaACAGTCCATCTCCTGAGTGCCGGGAGAACTCACTGGGCTCAGAGCCACCGCAGCCATCGCCAACCACACTGCGCAGGGCCAGTGAGAGCGTGTCTATGGAGCTGGCACCAGAAAGGAAATTCTCGCGACCCAGACGCTGTATCATGTCCATGTCCAGCCCACAAAAGTCAAAGAAATAGTCCTGCTCTGATAAAGCAACTGAGCAACGCAGACGCAAGTCTGACTTGGAGCGCCGTAGCTCCCCAAACTTCCTTCTGGCCGCTGGTTGGGGTGACGCTCGTTTCCACGGGTCGTCGTCGGCGTCGTCATCGGGGTTACTTGAGTGGTTGCCATTAGTGGCTACAGTCTTTGCACCTTCATTGGCACCGTTCCGAAATCCATTCCTAGTCCGTTCAAGTGTAGAGCCAAACGCGTGGCTTGGTAAAGATTCTGGGCTGCGCTCTCGCTCCGTTTTACTCGACCTTCGGCTTCCCGCTCCTCCGTCCACGATGTCTTTATCATTGGTCCAAGACATGCGGGAGTCTCCATCCCTTGATGTTCTTTCTTCACTGATTACCATCTTCTGGAGTCTGGTTTCACTGCCGCCACCCTTCTCCCTCATTGATCCCTGAAAGAGGCGGCGGACAAAACTATAACCTTTTACTTCCATGTTGTTATTCTCTCCGACCGTCCCACCGCTGGGGCTCTTGCACTCTTTCTTCTGTCTGTAGATAACAAGCGAGTCCGGCCTCATCATGCGTTTGCCTGAACTTCTCCGGAGCACAGGGGCACTGTGGGGTGCTACCAAGCTGTTGCCCCCTGGAGTCCTGGGGATAGGAGGCATTCCAAAGCTCACGTTGCTCCTGTTGTGCACCTCAATGTCAACAGAAGTCCGTCTGTTCTCTTTCCTGGAgtcatcattttcattttcatctctcGGGGTTAGGGAGCCAGACGTGGTGGAGAAGGGGGTGGTAGATGACCGCGGGGGAAGACGAGGTGTCACATTGCCGGGAAGGGATACACCTCGACGCGGCTGTGGTGGTGGAGTAGCACAGGGCACTAGCACAGGCTCTTGTTTGGTGTTGATCACCTGCTGACTCTTAACATATTTAGCTTTGTCCGCCTCGAGTCTTTCCACAGCACTGATTGTGCGGCCATGGCCTCCGCCATCTATCTGCCTACGCAAGTAATCAGGACCTTTATTGAGGAGCCTCAGAGGCGAGGGGGAGCCGATTGGAGTCAGGGGTTTCATGTTGATTCGCTAATTAAAAGACATAGAAAGTGACCCTCTATGGTGTCCTCCAGTGATCAGTTGTGGGTCCTGTGAAGATTTCAAAACCAAAACTGTTGTTGCGGTCCTTAAATCCTGAAGGGAAAAGTCATATTTACCAATTTAGGAATCCACACAAGCCTCCTGCTTCCAGTAGATAGTTTATAGTTTCTCGCTTGGGTATTGCAGAGCTCAAACAACCAATATCTCTTTGTGGTATTAAAACAAACTTTGGAATCCCCAGGCAGGGAACAGAGAGGTCCGACTAAGTCGGCCAAGAACAATCCAAAATGAGACACTCCCTATCCACAGTGGAGTGGAAACAACAAGCAGAGTCTGCTTTTCCTTTATCTCTGTCTTCCTACAATGTCTTGGACTGTTAAAGACGTGTTGTCTTTCAGGATGTTGGTGAAGACTTTTGTTTGCCACCCGTCATGGTTATGTTGACCTGAGGAGGACCGGCACCAAGGCACTTTGTTTGTTGATGACAGAGGGAGCAGAGGCAGATGTTGTCCTTGTCTTCACCCCACCTGCATGGACTCCTGCAAGACACAGTGAGAGGAACAGGGCATTTAGTTTGATGTGGCATCGTTTCCATGTTAAATACCAAAGTACTGACACTGAAATACTTCTGTTTGACAGCCAAAAAGTCAGCAGGTCTGACAATTGGTCTGCAAACTGTCAAATTATTAATGAGCACTTGCCATCATCAAAATAATAAACCCTTTTTGAAAGGCTGTAGTAGCTGATAATATGTTTTTATAGGAATTAAACACCCTGGACAGCTGCTTAGTTCATCCAGACTTCTGAAGTTTGCTTTACAGTCAATTAAAAAGTTTGGTTGTCATATTTACAAGGCCCTAAAACCTTATTTAAACCTTATTTATatgtattttcatgttttcttttgatGGGCTGCTGGGTGTTTGAGAGCTATAGCATCTCTTTAATGTTTCAGTGCAATGTGAGGGGAGGCTGCATGTATATAATGGGAGAGGCTCCCCAAAGGCTATTTATAGCACGAAAATGTCCTAGCACTGTTATCATGTGTCCATGTATGAATGCACACATGTGTGCATATGTTGAAGGTATGCAGTGGATGCACATGGTGTCAGTACAAGACCAAACACTTTAACTATAAATGGTTTAAACCTATGAGCTTGATTTGAATTCATGTCCAAACTGGGAAGAGAATATATCTatatttcatttgtttcctCTTAAACCTTTTTGAGA comes from the Takifugu rubripes chromosome 7, fTakRub1.2, whole genome shotgun sequence genome and includes:
- the fam110d gene encoding protein FAM110C, producing MKPLTPIGSPSPLRLLNKGPDYLRRQIDGGGHGRTISAVERLEADKAKYVKSQQVINTKQEPVLVPCATPPPQPRRGVSLPGNVTPRLPPRSSTTPFSTTSGSLTPRDENENDDSRKENRRTSVDIEVHNRSNVSFGMPPIPRTPGGNSLVAPHSAPVLRRSSGKRMMRPDSLVIYRQKKECKSPSGGTVGENNNMEVKGYSFVRRLFQGSMREKGGGSETRLQKMVISEERTSRDGDSRMSWTNDKDIVDGGAGSRRSSKTERERSPESLPSHAFGSTLERTRNGFRNGANEGAKTVATNGNHSSNPDDDADDDPWKRASPQPAARRKFGELRRSKSDLRLRCSVALSEQDYFFDFCGLDMDMIQRLGRENFLSGASSIDTLSLALRSVVGDGCGGSEPSEFSRHSGDGLFEEELAEQLPTGVSIIERNARVIKWLYGCKNAAEEGPKESTV